One genomic window of Anthonomus grandis grandis chromosome 3, icAntGran1.3, whole genome shotgun sequence includes the following:
- the LOC126734610 gene encoding uncharacterized protein LOC126734610 isoform X3 has translation MGCKKSDTTRAVDALSLCAVSKSRKFLRLLLEVYNAICLRLGDTLHIPEDSVKALFNDMHLFPSDTQVTKMLQCARQYSRRNGTNPNYLTFGEFCVFVREMQNHPSPKVHRKTSQPKINNNKCPNNKCEVFLGGSCNPTTWRADTAIPALQKQGISYYNPQVSMWAPELVAQEHDAKQAASVLLFVIDSQTRSTVGMVEVAYLVACGRCVIVVAQPYRKEQSIMGEVITEKEYYNLVQGQRALLDLIKTKGVQIHNSLPTALQCTADIVKNIFVNGTTAEEQVTAKLRPRSQKQHHHLKSDNFFHRRLREVYDSYNGSMGIYDVIDAYRRLTNRSLEISKLYNFFNQQNSTNATVMTNGEENGAFLSFERFCAVMAELSTDGCGMCNIEAWATQTFTTNEHPQCPTSPNHPNCSADQLQFSSPPSTNSEPLYDVFLGGSLLTGTKWRENIAIPLLKKNGIRYYNPVLRDENSGSTEDVSKWRQKISQCRVALFVITNDTRSLASMILAAHYIGIGKDVVLSIEQLNGDDCVVSNETLTKTAIKDYNRARAYLRDLAERRQVPVLDNVEDAIRTLVPKLSKN, from the exons gGAAGTTTACAACGCAATATGCCTTCGATTAGGAGACACATTACACATACCCGAAGATTCGGTAAAGGCACTCTTCAACGATATGCATTTGTTCCCTTCTGACACACAAG tcACTAAGATGCTCCAGTGTGCAAGACAATACAGTAGAAGAAATGGCACTAATCCAAATTATCTTACTTTTGGTGAATTCTGTGTTTTTGTCAGGGAAATGCAGAATCACCCCAGTCCGAAGGTACACCGGAAAACATcacaaccaaaaataaacaataaca AATGTCCAAACAACAAATGTGAGGTTTTCTTGGGAGGCTCATGTAATCCAACAACATGGAGAGCAGACACAGCTATTCCAGCCTTACAAAAACAAGGCATTAGTTATTATAACCca CAAGTGTCTATGTGGGCTCCAGAGCTCGTAGCTCAAGAGCATGATGCCAAACAAGCAGCTTCAGTTCTACTTTTTGTCATAGACAGTCAAACAAGGAGTACAGTAGGAATGGTGGAAGTAGCCTATTTAGTTGCCTGTGGCAGATGTGTGATAGTTGTTGCCCAACCTTATAGAAAAGAACAGAGTATTATGGGAGAAGTCATTACGGAAAA gGAGTATTATAACCTAGTACAAGGACAAAGAGCACTTCTAGATCTGATTAAAACCAAAGGAGTGCAAATACATAACAGTTTGCCAACTGCTCTACAGTGCACTGcagatattgtaaaaaatatctttgtGAATGGTACCACTGCAGAAGAACAAGTTACTGCTAAACTAag ACCGCGATCCCAGAAGCAGCACCACCACCTAAAAAGCGATAATTTTTTCCACAGACGACTGCGCGAAGTCTACGATAGTTATAATGGAAGCATGGGAATCTACGACGTCATTGATGCGTATCGTCGGCTTACCAATCGGTCACTCGAAATCTCCAAACTCTACAACTTTTTTAATCAGCAAAACAGTACGAACGCTACCGTTATGACCAATGGTGAGGAGAACGGTGCTTTCTTGTCCTTTGAACGATTCTGCGCTGTGATGGCTGAGCTTAGTACTGATGGATGTGGCATGTGCAATATTGAAG cgtGGGCAACTCAAACATTCACAACAAACGAACATCCACAATGTCCGACATCACCAAACCATCCGAACTGCTCCGCTGATCAACTGCAATTCAGCTCGCCACCGTCCACAAATAGCGagccgttgtatgatgttttcCTAGGTGGTAGCCTATTAACTGGCACAAAATGGCGGGAGAATATTGCTATTCCTTTACTTAAAAAGAACGGAATTCGGTATTATAATCCAGTACTTag gGATGAGAACTCGGGTAGTACAGAAGATGTTTCCAAGTGGCGCCAAAAGATAAGTCAGTGTAGGGTTGCCTTGTTCGTTATCACAAACGATACTAGGTCGCTCGCCAGTATGATTCTGGCAGCCCACTATATCGGTATTGGCAAGGATGTTGTATTGAGCATCGAACAGTTGAACGGTGATGACTGTGTAGTATCTAATGAAAcg ttaacaaAAACTGCGATAAAGGACTACAATCGGGCGCGCGCATACCTACGGGACTTAGCCGAGCGACGCCAAGTCCCTGTACTAGATAACGTGGAGGATGCCATCCGTACGCTAGTGCcaaaactgtcaaaaaattga
- the LOC126734610 gene encoding uncharacterized protein LOC126734610 isoform X5, whose amino-acid sequence MDKRAGYYFTLTLTFLIILTEVYNAICLRLGDTLHIPEDSVKALFNDMHLFPSDTQVTKMLQCARQYSRRNGTNPNYLTFGEFCVFVREMQNHPSPKVHRKTSQPKINNNKCPNNKCEVFLGGSCNPTTWRADTAIPALQKQGISYYNPQVSMWAPELVAQEHDAKQAASVLLFVIDSQTRSTVGMVEVAYLVACGRCVIVVAQPYRKEQSIMGEVITEKEYYNLVQGQRALLDLIKTKGVQIHNSLPTALQCTADIVKNIFVNGTTAEEQVTAKLRPRSQKQHHHLKSDNFFHRRLREVYDSYNGSMGIYDVIDAYRRLTNRSLEISKLYNFFNQQNSTNATVMTNGEENGAFLSFERFCAVMAELSTDGCGMCNIEAWATQTFTTNEHPQCPTSPNHPNCSADQLQFSSPPSTNSEPLYDVFLGGSLLTGTKWRENIAIPLLKKNGIRYYNPVLRDENSGSTEDVSKWRQKISQCRVALFVITNDTRSLASMILAAHYIGIGKDVVLSIEQLNGDDCVVSNETLTKTAIKDYNRARAYLRDLAERRQVPVLDNVEDAIRTLVPKLSKN is encoded by the exons gGAAGTTTACAACGCAATATGCCTTCGATTAGGAGACACATTACACATACCCGAAGATTCGGTAAAGGCACTCTTCAACGATATGCATTTGTTCCCTTCTGACACACAAG tcACTAAGATGCTCCAGTGTGCAAGACAATACAGTAGAAGAAATGGCACTAATCCAAATTATCTTACTTTTGGTGAATTCTGTGTTTTTGTCAGGGAAATGCAGAATCACCCCAGTCCGAAGGTACACCGGAAAACATcacaaccaaaaataaacaataaca AATGTCCAAACAACAAATGTGAGGTTTTCTTGGGAGGCTCATGTAATCCAACAACATGGAGAGCAGACACAGCTATTCCAGCCTTACAAAAACAAGGCATTAGTTATTATAACCca CAAGTGTCTATGTGGGCTCCAGAGCTCGTAGCTCAAGAGCATGATGCCAAACAAGCAGCTTCAGTTCTACTTTTTGTCATAGACAGTCAAACAAGGAGTACAGTAGGAATGGTGGAAGTAGCCTATTTAGTTGCCTGTGGCAGATGTGTGATAGTTGTTGCCCAACCTTATAGAAAAGAACAGAGTATTATGGGAGAAGTCATTACGGAAAA gGAGTATTATAACCTAGTACAAGGACAAAGAGCACTTCTAGATCTGATTAAAACCAAAGGAGTGCAAATACATAACAGTTTGCCAACTGCTCTACAGTGCACTGcagatattgtaaaaaatatctttgtGAATGGTACCACTGCAGAAGAACAAGTTACTGCTAAACTAag ACCGCGATCCCAGAAGCAGCACCACCACCTAAAAAGCGATAATTTTTTCCACAGACGACTGCGCGAAGTCTACGATAGTTATAATGGAAGCATGGGAATCTACGACGTCATTGATGCGTATCGTCGGCTTACCAATCGGTCACTCGAAATCTCCAAACTCTACAACTTTTTTAATCAGCAAAACAGTACGAACGCTACCGTTATGACCAATGGTGAGGAGAACGGTGCTTTCTTGTCCTTTGAACGATTCTGCGCTGTGATGGCTGAGCTTAGTACTGATGGATGTGGCATGTGCAATATTGAAG cgtGGGCAACTCAAACATTCACAACAAACGAACATCCACAATGTCCGACATCACCAAACCATCCGAACTGCTCCGCTGATCAACTGCAATTCAGCTCGCCACCGTCCACAAATAGCGagccgttgtatgatgttttcCTAGGTGGTAGCCTATTAACTGGCACAAAATGGCGGGAGAATATTGCTATTCCTTTACTTAAAAAGAACGGAATTCGGTATTATAATCCAGTACTTag gGATGAGAACTCGGGTAGTACAGAAGATGTTTCCAAGTGGCGCCAAAAGATAAGTCAGTGTAGGGTTGCCTTGTTCGTTATCACAAACGATACTAGGTCGCTCGCCAGTATGATTCTGGCAGCCCACTATATCGGTATTGGCAAGGATGTTGTATTGAGCATCGAACAGTTGAACGGTGATGACTGTGTAGTATCTAATGAAAcg ttaacaaAAACTGCGATAAAGGACTACAATCGGGCGCGCGCATACCTACGGGACTTAGCCGAGCGACGCCAAGTCCCTGTACTAGATAACGTGGAGGATGCCATCCGTACGCTAGTGCcaaaactgtcaaaaaattga
- the LOC126734610 gene encoding uncharacterized protein LOC126734610 isoform X4, with protein sequence MLKILKKMGQRKEKLFKNRSWPLKRQPVSGEVYNAICLRLGDTLHIPEDSVKALFNDMHLFPSDTQVTKMLQCARQYSRRNGTNPNYLTFGEFCVFVREMQNHPSPKVHRKTSQPKINNNKCPNNKCEVFLGGSCNPTTWRADTAIPALQKQGISYYNPQVSMWAPELVAQEHDAKQAASVLLFVIDSQTRSTVGMVEVAYLVACGRCVIVVAQPYRKEQSIMGEVITEKEYYNLVQGQRALLDLIKTKGVQIHNSLPTALQCTADIVKNIFVNGTTAEEQVTAKLRPRSQKQHHHLKSDNFFHRRLREVYDSYNGSMGIYDVIDAYRRLTNRSLEISKLYNFFNQQNSTNATVMTNGEENGAFLSFERFCAVMAELSTDGCGMCNIEAWATQTFTTNEHPQCPTSPNHPNCSADQLQFSSPPSTNSEPLYDVFLGGSLLTGTKWRENIAIPLLKKNGIRYYNPVLRDENSGSTEDVSKWRQKISQCRVALFVITNDTRSLASMILAAHYIGIGKDVVLSIEQLNGDDCVVSNETLTKTAIKDYNRARAYLRDLAERRQVPVLDNVEDAIRTLVPKLSKN encoded by the exons ATGCTAaagattttgaagaaaatgggACAACGAaaggaaaaactttttaaaaacaggTCTTGGCCTCTTAAAAGGCAACCTGTGTCAGG gGAAGTTTACAACGCAATATGCCTTCGATTAGGAGACACATTACACATACCCGAAGATTCGGTAAAGGCACTCTTCAACGATATGCATTTGTTCCCTTCTGACACACAAG tcACTAAGATGCTCCAGTGTGCAAGACAATACAGTAGAAGAAATGGCACTAATCCAAATTATCTTACTTTTGGTGAATTCTGTGTTTTTGTCAGGGAAATGCAGAATCACCCCAGTCCGAAGGTACACCGGAAAACATcacaaccaaaaataaacaataaca AATGTCCAAACAACAAATGTGAGGTTTTCTTGGGAGGCTCATGTAATCCAACAACATGGAGAGCAGACACAGCTATTCCAGCCTTACAAAAACAAGGCATTAGTTATTATAACCca CAAGTGTCTATGTGGGCTCCAGAGCTCGTAGCTCAAGAGCATGATGCCAAACAAGCAGCTTCAGTTCTACTTTTTGTCATAGACAGTCAAACAAGGAGTACAGTAGGAATGGTGGAAGTAGCCTATTTAGTTGCCTGTGGCAGATGTGTGATAGTTGTTGCCCAACCTTATAGAAAAGAACAGAGTATTATGGGAGAAGTCATTACGGAAAA gGAGTATTATAACCTAGTACAAGGACAAAGAGCACTTCTAGATCTGATTAAAACCAAAGGAGTGCAAATACATAACAGTTTGCCAACTGCTCTACAGTGCACTGcagatattgtaaaaaatatctttgtGAATGGTACCACTGCAGAAGAACAAGTTACTGCTAAACTAag ACCGCGATCCCAGAAGCAGCACCACCACCTAAAAAGCGATAATTTTTTCCACAGACGACTGCGCGAAGTCTACGATAGTTATAATGGAAGCATGGGAATCTACGACGTCATTGATGCGTATCGTCGGCTTACCAATCGGTCACTCGAAATCTCCAAACTCTACAACTTTTTTAATCAGCAAAACAGTACGAACGCTACCGTTATGACCAATGGTGAGGAGAACGGTGCTTTCTTGTCCTTTGAACGATTCTGCGCTGTGATGGCTGAGCTTAGTACTGATGGATGTGGCATGTGCAATATTGAAG cgtGGGCAACTCAAACATTCACAACAAACGAACATCCACAATGTCCGACATCACCAAACCATCCGAACTGCTCCGCTGATCAACTGCAATTCAGCTCGCCACCGTCCACAAATAGCGagccgttgtatgatgttttcCTAGGTGGTAGCCTATTAACTGGCACAAAATGGCGGGAGAATATTGCTATTCCTTTACTTAAAAAGAACGGAATTCGGTATTATAATCCAGTACTTag gGATGAGAACTCGGGTAGTACAGAAGATGTTTCCAAGTGGCGCCAAAAGATAAGTCAGTGTAGGGTTGCCTTGTTCGTTATCACAAACGATACTAGGTCGCTCGCCAGTATGATTCTGGCAGCCCACTATATCGGTATTGGCAAGGATGTTGTATTGAGCATCGAACAGTTGAACGGTGATGACTGTGTAGTATCTAATGAAAcg ttaacaaAAACTGCGATAAAGGACTACAATCGGGCGCGCGCATACCTACGGGACTTAGCCGAGCGACGCCAAGTCCCTGTACTAGATAACGTGGAGGATGCCATCCGTACGCTAGTGCcaaaactgtcaaaaaattga
- the LOC126734610 gene encoding uncharacterized protein LOC126734610 isoform X6, with amino-acid sequence MTSFLGGHIAGPFTREVYNAICLRLGDTLHIPEDSVKALFNDMHLFPSDTQVTKMLQCARQYSRRNGTNPNYLTFGEFCVFVREMQNHPSPKVHRKTSQPKINNNKCPNNKCEVFLGGSCNPTTWRADTAIPALQKQGISYYNPQVSMWAPELVAQEHDAKQAASVLLFVIDSQTRSTVGMVEVAYLVACGRCVIVVAQPYRKEQSIMGEVITEKEYYNLVQGQRALLDLIKTKGVQIHNSLPTALQCTADIVKNIFVNGTTAEEQVTAKLRPRSQKQHHHLKSDNFFHRRLREVYDSYNGSMGIYDVIDAYRRLTNRSLEISKLYNFFNQQNSTNATVMTNGEENGAFLSFERFCAVMAELSTDGCGMCNIEAWATQTFTTNEHPQCPTSPNHPNCSADQLQFSSPPSTNSEPLYDVFLGGSLLTGTKWRENIAIPLLKKNGIRYYNPVLRDENSGSTEDVSKWRQKISQCRVALFVITNDTRSLASMILAAHYIGIGKDVVLSIEQLNGDDCVVSNETLTKTAIKDYNRARAYLRDLAERRQVPVLDNVEDAIRTLVPKLSKN; translated from the exons gGAAGTTTACAACGCAATATGCCTTCGATTAGGAGACACATTACACATACCCGAAGATTCGGTAAAGGCACTCTTCAACGATATGCATTTGTTCCCTTCTGACACACAAG tcACTAAGATGCTCCAGTGTGCAAGACAATACAGTAGAAGAAATGGCACTAATCCAAATTATCTTACTTTTGGTGAATTCTGTGTTTTTGTCAGGGAAATGCAGAATCACCCCAGTCCGAAGGTACACCGGAAAACATcacaaccaaaaataaacaataaca AATGTCCAAACAACAAATGTGAGGTTTTCTTGGGAGGCTCATGTAATCCAACAACATGGAGAGCAGACACAGCTATTCCAGCCTTACAAAAACAAGGCATTAGTTATTATAACCca CAAGTGTCTATGTGGGCTCCAGAGCTCGTAGCTCAAGAGCATGATGCCAAACAAGCAGCTTCAGTTCTACTTTTTGTCATAGACAGTCAAACAAGGAGTACAGTAGGAATGGTGGAAGTAGCCTATTTAGTTGCCTGTGGCAGATGTGTGATAGTTGTTGCCCAACCTTATAGAAAAGAACAGAGTATTATGGGAGAAGTCATTACGGAAAA gGAGTATTATAACCTAGTACAAGGACAAAGAGCACTTCTAGATCTGATTAAAACCAAAGGAGTGCAAATACATAACAGTTTGCCAACTGCTCTACAGTGCACTGcagatattgtaaaaaatatctttgtGAATGGTACCACTGCAGAAGAACAAGTTACTGCTAAACTAag ACCGCGATCCCAGAAGCAGCACCACCACCTAAAAAGCGATAATTTTTTCCACAGACGACTGCGCGAAGTCTACGATAGTTATAATGGAAGCATGGGAATCTACGACGTCATTGATGCGTATCGTCGGCTTACCAATCGGTCACTCGAAATCTCCAAACTCTACAACTTTTTTAATCAGCAAAACAGTACGAACGCTACCGTTATGACCAATGGTGAGGAGAACGGTGCTTTCTTGTCCTTTGAACGATTCTGCGCTGTGATGGCTGAGCTTAGTACTGATGGATGTGGCATGTGCAATATTGAAG cgtGGGCAACTCAAACATTCACAACAAACGAACATCCACAATGTCCGACATCACCAAACCATCCGAACTGCTCCGCTGATCAACTGCAATTCAGCTCGCCACCGTCCACAAATAGCGagccgttgtatgatgttttcCTAGGTGGTAGCCTATTAACTGGCACAAAATGGCGGGAGAATATTGCTATTCCTTTACTTAAAAAGAACGGAATTCGGTATTATAATCCAGTACTTag gGATGAGAACTCGGGTAGTACAGAAGATGTTTCCAAGTGGCGCCAAAAGATAAGTCAGTGTAGGGTTGCCTTGTTCGTTATCACAAACGATACTAGGTCGCTCGCCAGTATGATTCTGGCAGCCCACTATATCGGTATTGGCAAGGATGTTGTATTGAGCATCGAACAGTTGAACGGTGATGACTGTGTAGTATCTAATGAAAcg ttaacaaAAACTGCGATAAAGGACTACAATCGGGCGCGCGCATACCTACGGGACTTAGCCGAGCGACGCCAAGTCCCTGTACTAGATAACGTGGAGGATGCCATCCGTACGCTAGTGCcaaaactgtcaaaaaattga